In the genome of Fuerstiella sp., one region contains:
- the nadD gene encoding nicotinate-nucleotide adenylyltransferase, whose protein sequence is MKIGIFGGTFDPIHYGHLMLAETCRQELALDEVRFVPAGNPPHKTTGISDGHARADMVKLAVSGYPEFTVDRREIRRSGPSFTFDTLEEIGQEVQNSKLFFLMGADSLKDFPTWHKPDRILQLSMVLAVNRPGHTLPEPDGIQRLTGELDTSRIRLLSMPGTDISGTDLRNRVRDGRGLRFLTPRSVEVFLTEHKLYDESQ, encoded by the coding sequence ATGAAAATTGGGATCTTCGGCGGAACATTTGATCCGATTCATTACGGTCACCTGATGCTGGCAGAAACCTGCCGACAGGAACTGGCGCTCGACGAAGTCCGCTTCGTACCGGCAGGAAATCCGCCTCACAAAACTACCGGGATCTCCGACGGTCACGCAAGAGCTGACATGGTGAAACTGGCCGTTTCCGGTTACCCCGAGTTCACAGTGGATCGACGAGAAATTCGACGGTCAGGGCCGTCATTCACGTTTGATACGCTTGAAGAAATCGGGCAGGAAGTGCAAAACTCGAAACTGTTCTTTCTGATGGGTGCAGATTCACTCAAAGATTTTCCAACATGGCATAAACCCGACAGAATTCTGCAGTTGTCCATGGTATTGGCCGTCAATCGCCCTGGGCACACGCTGCCGGAACCCGACGGGATCCAGAGACTGACCGGAGAGCTGGATACGTCACGAATCCGCCTGCTTTCGATGCCGGGAACGGACATCTCAGGAACAGATCTGCGAAATCGTGTACGAGACGGACGAGGACTGCGATTTCTTACGCCTCGGTCTGTCGAGGTCTTTCTCACAGAGCATAAACTGTATGACGAATCGCAGTGA
- the uvrB gene encoding excinuclease ABC subunit UvrB yields MPEADDQRFELSSEFAPAGDQPKAIESLVRGIRNGRKTQVLLGVTGSGKTFTMANVIQQLQKPTLVLSHNKTLAAQLYSEFREFFPNNAVTYFVSYYDYYQPEAYIPQRDIYIEKDASINEEIDRLRLLATSALVSRKDVIVVSTVSCIYGLGSPKDYLNMMIPLHVGQQVDRDALLLKLIDIQYDRNDYDPGRAKFRVRGDVIEVWPAYEEFACRIELWGDEVEKLSMIDPVSGRESQSLRDLYIYPAKHFVLPRERIDSALEEIEKELNESLEQFRREGRLLEAQRLAARTRYDMELMKETGFCPGIENYSRALAGRKPGEPPYTLYDFFPDDFLMFVDESHSTIPQIRAMHAGDNARKTTLVEHGFRIPMAKDNRPLQFDEWDARRNDLVLVSATPADWELEQTDGEVVEQVIRPTGLVDPVIRVEPARGQVPHLLDAIRTRSESGERVLVTTLTKRLAEDLAGYMTEQRIRCAWLHSELGALERVEVLRGLREGRYEAVVGVNLLREGLDLPEVSLVAILDADKEGFLRSETSLIQTIGRSARNVNAEVILYADRVTDSMQRAIDETNRRRVIQEAYNEAHGITPETIQKAIRRGIEDEIAARKVERESAGISTEEQFVTEEFIRELETEMLTAAEQLDFERAARLRDRIHELKGKTGQPLPEESSSPGFARKGNRRGKKRRSR; encoded by the coding sequence ATGCCTGAGGCCGACGACCAACGTTTCGAACTGTCCAGTGAATTTGCTCCGGCCGGCGACCAGCCAAAAGCCATCGAAAGCCTGGTGCGCGGAATTCGGAACGGCCGAAAAACCCAGGTGCTGCTGGGTGTAACCGGTTCCGGTAAAACGTTCACAATGGCGAATGTCATCCAGCAGTTGCAGAAGCCTACGCTGGTCCTGTCTCACAACAAGACTCTGGCCGCGCAACTGTACTCGGAATTTCGTGAATTCTTTCCGAACAATGCGGTTACTTATTTCGTCAGCTACTACGACTATTATCAGCCGGAAGCCTACATCCCGCAGCGCGACATCTACATCGAAAAAGACGCTTCAATCAACGAAGAAATTGACCGTTTAAGGTTGCTGGCCACGAGTGCACTGGTCAGCCGCAAAGACGTGATTGTGGTGTCAACCGTAAGCTGCATTTACGGGCTGGGCTCACCTAAAGATTATCTGAATATGATGATTCCACTGCATGTGGGCCAGCAGGTTGACCGTGACGCTTTGCTGTTGAAACTCATCGATATCCAGTACGACCGCAACGACTATGATCCCGGACGGGCAAAATTTCGAGTCCGCGGTGACGTGATTGAAGTGTGGCCGGCGTATGAAGAGTTTGCCTGCCGGATTGAGTTATGGGGTGATGAAGTTGAGAAACTGAGCATGATCGACCCGGTCAGCGGACGGGAATCGCAGTCACTCAGGGACCTGTACATCTACCCGGCCAAACACTTTGTCCTGCCTCGCGAACGCATCGACTCCGCCCTGGAGGAGATTGAGAAGGAACTCAACGAGTCGCTGGAACAGTTCCGCCGGGAAGGCCGGCTGCTGGAGGCTCAGCGTCTGGCGGCTCGCACGCGTTATGATATGGAACTCATGAAAGAAACAGGTTTTTGTCCTGGGATCGAAAATTACAGCCGGGCCCTGGCAGGTCGCAAACCCGGCGAACCACCGTATACGCTGTATGACTTCTTCCCCGATGACTTTCTGATGTTTGTGGACGAATCACATTCAACGATTCCTCAGATTCGGGCGATGCATGCCGGTGACAATGCCCGCAAAACGACTCTGGTGGAACATGGGTTCCGGATCCCCATGGCCAAAGACAACCGACCGCTGCAGTTTGATGAATGGGACGCCCGTCGAAATGACCTTGTCCTGGTATCAGCCACCCCGGCCGACTGGGAACTTGAACAAACAGACGGTGAAGTTGTTGAACAGGTCATTCGCCCCACCGGGTTGGTCGATCCTGTCATTCGAGTCGAACCGGCGCGTGGACAGGTGCCTCATTTGCTGGACGCTATTCGCACGCGATCGGAATCCGGTGAACGCGTGCTGGTAACGACACTCACGAAACGGCTTGCCGAGGATCTGGCTGGTTACATGACGGAACAACGGATTCGTTGTGCCTGGCTGCACTCTGAATTGGGTGCCCTGGAACGTGTGGAAGTCCTGAGAGGACTGCGGGAAGGCAGGTACGAAGCAGTCGTGGGTGTCAATCTTCTGCGCGAAGGGCTCGATTTGCCGGAGGTTTCACTGGTCGCGATTCTCGACGCCGATAAGGAAGGATTTCTCCGAAGCGAAACCAGCCTGATTCAAACGATTGGCCGGTCAGCCAGAAACGTGAATGCGGAAGTGATTCTGTACGCAGACAGAGTTACGGACAGCATGCAGCGCGCAATCGACGAAACAAATCGACGTCGCGTCATCCAGGAGGCATACAACGAAGCACACGGCATCACACCGGAGACAATTCAAAAAGCCATCCGCCGGGGCATTGAAGACGAAATCGCAGCAAGGAAAGTGGAACGAGAATCAGCCGGCATATCAACGGAAGAGCAGTTTGTCACAGAGGAATTCATTCGCGAGCTGGAAACTGAAATGTTGACCGCTGCGGAACAGCTGGATTTTGAACGAGCGGCCAGGCTGCGAGATCGAATTCACGAATTGAAAGGAAAAACGGGTCAGCCGCTGCCGGAAGAATCGTCCTCACCGGGCTTTGCCAGAAAAGGAAACCGCCGAGGCAAAAAGCGTCGCTCACGGTAA